A portion of the Fusobacterium perfoetens ATCC 29250 genome contains these proteins:
- a CDS encoding glycogen/starch/alpha-glucan phosphorylase, which produces MILNKTKEDIKRDYLKRLTFTFAEDIETASLRHKYYALGKLIKDYLTEKWAETNKVYRENKVKQTYYFSMEFLIGRLLETNLINLGIRDVCEEALKELGIDFNEIVSFEEDAGLGNGGLGRLAACFIDSMASLSLPAHGNGIRFKHGLFKQKIENGYQVEQLDEWLKKDFVWEIKRADKGVDVYFGGNVYLKEEDGRMVPVYENPEIIRATPYDVPVPGYQTANVNTLRLWNAELPDKPINLSTLQRGEYLRYLEQRYSAEEISQVLYPDDRSVEGKRLRLKQEYFFTSAGIQSILRTFLKLGEPITELHNYVAIHINDTHPAVAVAELMRILIDDHRLDWDTAWRITVKTLAYTNHTIMAEALEKWDVNVFKKLLPRIYMIIEEINRRFCNEVANRFYNDWSKVNAMSIIQNNNIKMANLAIVGSHSINGVAWLHTEILKNRELKDFYEMYPERFNNKTNGITHRRWLVKANRPLTDLFIELYGGSEAWIKDTSSMKKLLEYKDDKKILQRLADIKANKKLELAKFVEKEYGIKINPKSIFDVQVKRLHAYKRQLLNLFHIMYLYNELKENPNLDIVPRTFFFGAKAAPGYSLAKQIIKLINTVANKINNDPEIKDKIKVVFLENYGVSLAEKVIPAGDVSEQISTASKEASGTGNMKFMMNGAITIATLDGANVEIDQAVGRDNIVVFGLTSQEVMHYNAHGGYNMRDIFDHDPRLQKIVHQIADGYYGVPASEFSMIADDLFNKNDEFFVFKDFDAYVKAQEKIDKLYRDQEKWQKMSLINIAHSGIFSSDNTIRKYADEIWNIKPCIVEKED; this is translated from the coding sequence ATGATACTTAACAAAACAAAAGAAGATATCAAAAGAGATTATCTTAAAAGACTTACTTTTACCTTTGCAGAAGATATAGAAACAGCTTCGTTAAGACATAAGTATTATGCGTTAGGTAAACTAATTAAAGACTATTTAACAGAAAAATGGGCTGAAACAAACAAAGTTTATAGAGAAAATAAAGTTAAACAAACTTACTATTTCTCAATGGAGTTTTTAATAGGAAGATTATTAGAAACTAACTTAATTAATTTAGGAATAAGAGATGTTTGTGAAGAAGCATTAAAAGAACTTGGAATTGATTTTAATGAAATAGTTTCCTTTGAAGAAGATGCTGGATTAGGAAATGGAGGATTAGGAAGATTAGCAGCTTGTTTTATAGATTCAATGGCTTCTCTATCTTTACCAGCTCATGGAAATGGAATTCGTTTTAAACATGGATTATTTAAGCAAAAAATTGAAAATGGTTATCAAGTTGAACAACTAGATGAATGGTTAAAGAAAGATTTTGTTTGGGAAATTAAAAGAGCAGATAAAGGTGTAGATGTATATTTTGGTGGAAATGTATACTTAAAAGAAGAAGATGGAAGAATGGTTCCTGTTTATGAAAATCCAGAAATTATTCGTGCTACTCCTTATGATGTGCCAGTTCCAGGATATCAAACAGCAAATGTAAATACTTTAAGATTATGGAACGCTGAATTACCAGATAAACCAATAAATCTATCAACTTTACAAAGAGGAGAATATTTGAGATATTTAGAGCAAAGATATTCAGCTGAAGAAATATCTCAAGTATTGTATCCAGATGATAGAAGTGTAGAGGGAAAAAGATTAAGACTTAAACAAGAATATTTCTTTACAAGTGCTGGAATTCAAAGTATTCTAAGAACTTTCTTAAAATTAGGTGAACCAATAACAGAGTTACATAATTATGTAGCAATTCACATTAATGATACTCATCCAGCTGTAGCAGTAGCTGAACTTATGAGAATATTAATAGATGACCATAGATTAGATTGGGATACGGCTTGGAGAATTACAGTAAAAACTTTAGCCTATACAAATCATACAATAATGGCAGAAGCTTTAGAAAAATGGGATGTAAATGTATTTAAAAAATTACTTCCAAGAATTTATATGATAATAGAAGAAATCAATAGAAGATTCTGTAATGAAGTAGCTAATAGATTCTACAATGACTGGAGTAAAGTAAATGCTATGTCAATTATTCAAAATAATAATATAAAAATGGCAAATCTTGCTATAGTAGGTTCTCACTCTATAAACGGAGTTGCTTGGCTACATACAGAAATTTTAAAGAATAGAGAATTAAAAGATTTCTATGAAATGTATCCAGAAAGATTTAATAATAAAACAAATGGAATTACTCATAGAAGATGGCTTGTAAAAGCTAACCGTCCATTAACAGATTTATTTATTGAACTATATGGTGGTTCAGAAGCATGGATAAAAGATACAAGTTCTATGAAAAAATTATTAGAATATAAAGATGATAAAAAAATATTACAAAGACTTGCTGATATAAAGGCAAATAAAAAATTAGAACTTGCTAAATTTGTAGAAAAAGAATATGGAATTAAAATAAATCCAAAATCTATATTTGACGTTCAAGTAAAAAGATTACATGCTTATAAAAGACAACTTCTAAATTTATTCCATATTATGTATTTATATAATGAACTAAAAGAGAATCCTAATCTAGATATAGTTCCAAGAACATTCTTCTTTGGAGCGAAAGCAGCGCCTGGATATTCTTTAGCTAAACAAATTATAAAACTTATAAATACTGTTGCTAATAAAATTAATAATGACCCAGAAATTAAAGATAAGATAAAAGTTGTATTCTTAGAAAATTATGGAGTAAGTTTAGCAGAAAAAGTAATACCAGCTGGAGACGTTAGTGAACAAATTTCAACAGCATCTAAAGAGGCTTCAGGAACAGGAAATATGAAATTTATGATGAATGGAGCTATAACTATAGCTACACTTGATGGAGCTAATGTTGAAATAGACCAAGCAGTAGGAAGAGATAATATAGTTGTATTTGGATTAACTTCTCAAGAAGTAATGCATTATAATGCTCATGGTGGTTATAACATGAGAGATATATTTGACCATGACCCTAGATTACAAAAGATAGTTCATCAAATAGCTGATGGGTATTATGGAGTACCAGCATCAGAATTTTCAATGATAGCTGATGATTTATTTAATAAAAATGATGAATTCTTTGTATTTAAAGATTTTGATGCTTATGTAAAAGCTCAAGAAAAAATAGATAAATTATATAGAGACCAAGAAAAATGGCAAAAGATGAGTTTAATAAATATAGCTCATTCAGGAATTTTCTCTTCTGATAATACAATAAGAAAATATGCAGATGAAATTTGGAATATAAAACCTTGCATAGTTGAAAAAGAAGATTAA
- the glgA gene encoding glycogen synthase GlgA, which produces MKVLFAASEAAPFLKTGGLADVAYALPKALKKINVDVRVILPKYGKIAEEFKEKMEKVTEFKVPVGWRNQYCGLESLEYDGVTFYFLDNEYYFKRPEPYGHYDDGEIFTFFSRAILETLKYLDDFKPDVIHCNDWHTGVLPLFLKTHYSYDVRYQGIKTVYTIHNLKYQGVFSKTVLGELLGLDDSFFTENAIKFYDGISFMKAGIMYSDIVNTVSKSYAEEIRTPYFGENLDGLLNGISYKLYGIVNGIDYDEHNPLTDKNIYKQYDKENLKYKVVNKLELQKDLGLPVREDVPMIGLVSRLVSQKGLDLIKRVMDEILSLDVQFVVIGTGDKSYEDMFRYYTYKYKNKMFGFIGFDNRLAKRVYAGADLFLMPSQFEPCGIGQLIALRYGTLPIVRETGGLKDTVTPYNKYDGTGNGFSFTNYNAHDMLHVIEGAVELYKDKKVWRKLQENAMSSDISWKESAEEYKKLYEKLI; this is translated from the coding sequence ATGAAAGTTTTATTTGCTGCTTCTGAAGCTGCTCCTTTTTTAAAAACAGGAGGATTAGCAGATGTTGCTTATGCTTTACCTAAAGCATTAAAAAAAATAAATGTTGATGTGAGAGTAATTCTTCCAAAATATGGAAAAATAGCAGAAGAATTTAAAGAAAAAATGGAAAAAGTAACTGAATTTAAAGTTCCAGTAGGTTGGAGAAATCAATATTGTGGACTTGAAAGTTTAGAATATGATGGGGTTACTTTTTATTTTCTAGATAATGAATATTATTTTAAAAGACCAGAGCCATATGGACATTATGATGATGGTGAAATATTTACATTCTTTTCTAGAGCAATATTAGAAACATTAAAATATTTAGATGACTTTAAACCTGATGTTATTCACTGTAATGACTGGCATACAGGAGTTCTTCCATTATTCTTAAAAACACATTATAGTTATGATGTAAGATATCAAGGAATAAAAACAGTTTATACAATTCACAATTTAAAATACCAAGGAGTATTTTCAAAAACTGTTTTAGGTGAATTATTAGGTTTAGATGATTCATTCTTTACAGAAAATGCAATAAAATTCTATGATGGTATTTCATTTATGAAAGCAGGAATAATGTATTCAGACATAGTAAATACAGTAAGTAAATCTTATGCAGAAGAAATAAGAACTCCATATTTTGGTGAAAACTTAGATGGATTATTAAACGGAATAAGTTATAAATTATATGGAATTGTAAATGGTATTGATTATGATGAACATAATCCTTTAACAGACAAAAACATATATAAACAATATGATAAAGAAAATCTAAAATATAAGGTTGTAAATAAATTAGAATTACAAAAAGATTTAGGTTTACCTGTTAGAGAAGATGTTCCTATGATAGGATTAGTATCAAGATTAGTTTCTCAAAAAGGACTTGATTTAATTAAAAGAGTAATGGATGAAATTTTAAGTCTTGATGTACAATTTGTAGTTATAGGAACAGGAGATAAATCTTATGAAGATATGTTTAGATACTATACTTACAAGTATAAAAATAAAATGTTTGGATTTATAGGATTTGATAATAGATTAGCTAAAAGAGTTTATGCTGGAGCTGATTTATTCTTAATGCCTTCACAATTTGAACCTTGTGGAATTGGACAATTAATAGCATTAAGATATGGAACTTTACCAATAGTTAGAGAAACTGGAGGACTAAAAGACACTGTTACACCATATAATAAATATGATGGAACAGGTAATGGATTCTCATTTACAAATTATAATGCTCATGATATGCTTCATGTTATAGAAGGAGCAGTAGAGCTTTATAAAGATAAAAAAGTATGGAGAAAATTACAAGAAAATGCAATGTCTTCAGATATAAGTTGGAAAGAATCAGCTGAAGAATATAAAAAATTATATGAAAAATTGATATAA